Proteins encoded together in one Spodoptera frugiperda isolate SF20-4 chromosome 15, AGI-APGP_CSIRO_Sfru_2.0, whole genome shotgun sequence window:
- the LOC118278263 gene encoding ATP synthase subunit g, mitochondrial — MASAVGKVPSLISSAIAQARPKFNIFMKYARVELAPPKLSEIPQIKAGIGKLLTSAKTGAWKDQTIKQATLNALVGAEVIFWFYVGECIGKRHIVGYDV, encoded by the exons ATGGCAAGTGCAGTCGGAAAAGTACCTTCTTTAATTAGTT CGGCAATCGCACAGGCCCGTCCTAAATTCAACATCTTCATGAAATATGCGCGAGTTGAACTGGCTCCCCCAAAACTGAGTGAAATCCCTCAAATCAAAGCGGGTATTGGCAAACTGCTGACAAGTGCTAAGACTGGCGCGTGGAAGGACCAGACTATCAAACAGGCTACCCTAAACGCTCTTGTAGGAGCAGAAGTTATCTTCTGGTTTTATGTAGGAGAGTGTATCGGCAAACGCCACATTGTTGGTTACGATGTTTAG
- the LOC118275460 gene encoding dolichyl-diphosphooligosaccharide--protein glycosyltransferase subunit 2: protein MYFYALFLLLLSTCTISHGNTLQGTIDLKRLQKILQENVKSQDITSLYYSVKGLAELNADIPNICETLKNIKYDPKNIEQVFQVANAAAITSCQNFMKPEILSPATQTLDRKDATIADIYHAVFTLKAFGKGSVYDKEDALKNLIQLLKKDDSPANYGYVFSLCEHMGCGAWTAAHAEGVLLAADESDARALHFDGGLPATATLLAAIHRTYKNLKKPSPLTEEQKYKFAEYLLTRRSVNTPKGACLLIEAANALADDEPTPISISIKGKKFITSESDSIEFSISDLVGRPLRLLKPDEVLAQSGTRLADDVVVLSKQPLTQKPNEPTTFVLNLSKIKAQYGLYKIALSAGSKTTNVNVAVLGEIRVSTVEVGVGDVDGTTSPKLTTVAYPNKLTDKLQADHLQKVSLKFTVRDKYDKPVLVQQAFVRVASVAGDETIFVAEPDNTKAYKVELNVGGIAKHLNFASGAYSLTIYLGDSAVSNPIAWPVGDVLFNFGKEASASAAAPGTTRGARPELAHTFRAAEPRPARLVSDVFAAACAAPLLLLLLLWARLGLNVARLPLALSALLFHAALGGVLALYVLLWLRLSMFDTARYVAPLAALTFLAGHRLLRRLARDKQR, encoded by the exons atgtatttttatg CATTATTCTTGTTACTATTAAGTACATGTACTATAAGTCATGGCAACACACTGCAAGGCACAATTGATCTCAAGCGGCTACAAAAGATACTACAGGAAAATGTGAAGAGTCAAGATATTACATCATTGTACTATTCAGTGAAGGGGCTGGCAGAGCTTAATGCTGACATTCCAAATATCTGTGAA ACACTCAAAAACATCAAGTATGATCCCAAGAACATAGAACAAGTGTTCCAAGTAGCTAATGCTGCTGCCATAACCAGTTGCCAGAATTTCATGAAGCCAGAAATCTTGAGCCCCGCCACACAGACTCTGGACAGGAAGGATGCCACCATTGCTGACATCTACCATGCTGTCTTTACTCTAAAGGCATTTGGCAAGGGCTCTGTCTATGACAAAGAAGATGCTCTTAAGAATCTGATTCAGTTACTGAAGAAGGATGATTCTCCAGCCAA CTACGGCTACGTGTTCTCGCTGTGCGAGCACATGGGCTGCGGCGCCTGGACGGCCGCGCACGCGGAGGGCGTGCTGCTGGCCGCCGACGAGAGCGACGCGCGCGCGCTGCACTTCGACGGCGGCCTGCCCGCCACCGCCACGCTGCTCGCCGCCATCCACAG GACATACAAAAACTTGAAGAAGCCGTCCCCTCTGACGGAGGAGCAGAAATACAAGTTCGCGGAGTATTTACTGACCAGACGATCTGTCAACACGCCTAAGGGAGCCTGCTTGTTGATCGAAGCGGCCAATGCACTCGCTGACGATGAG CCCACTCCCATAAGCATCTCCATCAAGGGCAAGAAGTTCATCACGTCGGAGTCGGACAGCATCGAGTTCTCCATCAGCGACCTGGTGGGCCGGCCGCTGCGCCTGCTCAAACCCGACGAAGTGCTCGCGCAGTCCGGCACGCGCCTCGCCGACGACGTCGTCGTACTGTCCAAGCAGCCTCTCACACAGAAACCCAACGAACCGACCACTTTCGTCCTCAATCTCAGCAAGATTAAGGCTCAATATGGGCTGTACAAGATCGCGTTGAGTGCTGGATCTAAGACGACCAATGTCAACGTGGCGGTGTTGGGCGAGATTCGCGTGAGCACCGTGGAAGTCGGCGTCGGCGACGTGGACGGCACCACCAGTCCCAAGCTGACCACTGTCGCATACCCCAACAAGTTGACTGACAAGCTTCAAGCTGATCATTTGCAaaa AGTGAGCCTGAAGTTCACCGTGCGCGACAAGTACGACAAGCCGGTGTTGGTGCAGCAAGCCTTCGTGCGCGTCGCCAGTGTCGCCGGGGACGAGACCATCTTCGTGGCCGAGCCAGACAACACCAAGGCCTACAAAGTCGAACTC AACGTGGGCGGCATCGCTAAGCATCTGAACTTTGCGTCCGGCGCGTACTCGCTGACGATATACCTCGGAGACAGCGCCGTGTCCAACCCCATCGCCTGGCCCGTCGGAGACGTGCTCTTCAACTTCGGCAAGGAGGCCAGCGCTAGCG CGGCGGCGCCGGGGACGACGCGCGGCGCGCGGCCCGAGCTGGCGCACACGTTCCGCGCGGCCGAGCCGCGGCCGGCGCGGCTGGTGTCGGACGTGTTCGCGGCGGCGTGCGCCGCgccgctgctgctgctgctgctgctgtggGCGCGGCTGGGGCTCAACGTGGCGCGCCTGCCGCTGGCGCTGAGCGCGCTGCTGTTCCACGCGGCGCTGGGCGGCGTGCTGGCGCTGTACGTGCTGCTGTGGCTGCGCCTGTCCATGTTCGACACGGCGCGCTACGTGGCGCCGCTGGCCGCGCTCACGTTCCTGGCCGGCCACCGCCTGCTGCGCCGCCTGGCGCGCGACAAGCAGCGCTAG